Proteins found in one Methanospirillum hungatei JF-1 genomic segment:
- a CDS encoding class I SAM-dependent methyltransferase has protein sequence MHSHPEVLMVLNETIHNWINCWSSSLDEGYYTSDEEQAASWNKRAESFGKDVEEERQRKKNSDFFNLLEEAGFNPVGSRILDIGCGPGTLSIPLAQAGADVTSLDISSGMLDRLKEVAVRDNLSITPVECSWWTADIDTLGFRNSFDLVIASFTPGIKDVETFDRMVACSRRFCYYSNFIRKDPAKIPCEIYTRILDTIPRDNIFASGFLYPFMYLYTLGFHPIVKITHKSEGRDQNPEEAAQKAIDFLSLRQVLTEENKEKIREYYRNSSINGMYHTQSEIYKAMMIWSALENGIV, from the coding sequence ATGCATTCTCATCCTGAGGTACTCATGGTTCTGAATGAAACGATACATAACTGGATTAACTGCTGGAGTTCCTCCCTTGATGAAGGGTACTATACGTCGGATGAAGAGCAGGCAGCCAGTTGGAATAAACGTGCAGAAAGTTTTGGAAAAGATGTAGAGGAAGAAAGACAGAGGAAAAAGAATTCCGATTTCTTTAATCTCTTAGAGGAAGCGGGATTCAACCCTGTTGGTTCACGAATTCTCGATATTGGATGTGGTCCGGGAACTTTATCTATTCCCCTGGCACAAGCGGGAGCAGATGTCACGTCACTTGATATTTCATCAGGCATGCTTGACAGACTGAAAGAGGTTGCGGTCCGAGATAATCTTTCGATCACTCCGGTTGAATGTTCCTGGTGGACTGCAGATATTGATACATTGGGGTTTCGTAACTCGTTTGATCTGGTTATTGCATCATTTACTCCGGGAATCAAGGATGTAGAGACCTTTGACCGGATGGTGGCCTGTTCAAGGAGATTCTGTTATTACAGCAACTTTATCCGGAAGGATCCGGCAAAAATTCCCTGTGAAATCTATACCCGGATTCTGGATACTATCCCCCGGGATAACATTTTTGCGTCCGGGTTTCTGTATCCGTTCATGTATCTGTATACACTTGGATTTCATCCGATTGTGAAGATTACTCATAAATCGGAAGGTCGAGACCAGAACCCGGAAGAAGCGGCTCAAAAGGCTATTGACTTTTTATCACTTCGTCAGGTTCTCACCGAAGAAAACAAAGAAAAAATCAGGGAATACTATAGAAACTCTTCGATAAATGGAATGTACCACACACAGTCGGAAATATACAAGGCAATGATGATCTGGTCAGCTTTGGAGAATGGGATTGTATGA
- a CDS encoding TOBE domain-containing protein, protein MRISARNSIKGTIKSITKGPVNSEVVLDIGNGVLITSVITTHAVEKLGLKEGKMAWALVKSSEVMIAVD, encoded by the coding sequence ATGAGAATCAGTGCACGAAATTCAATCAAAGGGACTATAAAATCCATTACGAAAGGCCCGGTTAATTCTGAAGTTGTTCTTGATATTGGGAATGGCGTTCTTATAACCTCGGTAATTACCACCCACGCAGTAGAGAAACTCGGACTGAAAGAGGGGAAAATGGCATGGGCATTGGTCAAATCTTCAGAAGTAATGATTGCCGTTGATTAA
- a CDS encoding FmdE family protein: MSDFETLLEKAKAFHGDACPGILMGTRMTMAGMRELGMNPMEKNRDLIVYVEIDRCATDAIQAITGVTLGHRTLKFRDYGKFAATFVDSRSGKAVRVTAIPKKGEKEQDFRAIAQNLAVVPESELFTIQKVTVTIPDEDLPGQPTHKEFCSTCGEQILDNREMNTNGIIQCKNCAFGSYYIAIE; encoded by the coding sequence ATGAGTGACTTTGAGACATTACTCGAAAAAGCAAAAGCATTCCATGGTGATGCCTGTCCGGGGATCCTGATGGGCACCCGGATGACCATGGCCGGTATGCGTGAGCTGGGTATGAACCCTATGGAAAAGAACCGTGATCTTATCGTCTATGTGGAGATTGACCGGTGTGCAACTGATGCAATTCAGGCTATTACTGGTGTGACACTTGGACACCGAACGCTGAAATTCCGCGATTATGGTAAATTTGCAGCAACCTTTGTGGATAGCAGATCAGGAAAGGCAGTGCGAGTCACAGCAATCCCCAAAAAAGGAGAAAAGGAGCAAGATTTTCGGGCTATTGCACAGAACCTGGCTGTCGTTCCGGAATCAGAACTCTTTACTATCCAGAAAGTCACGGTAACTATTCCGGATGAAGATCTGCCAGGACAACCAACCCATAAGGAGTTTTGTTCAACATGCGGAGAACAGATCCTTGATAACAGGGAAATGAACACCAATGGTATTATCCAATGTAAAAACTGTGCATTCGGGTCATATTACATTGCTATTGAATGA
- a CDS encoding Rossmann-like domain-containing protein, translating to MNPTTEKQDAILSDTIDILKTRIPVPFSEIRLDSVVVGVFFTGVKLSSGYGGICFTPVDLIPEAVCCSTAASAMPYCGKMQGVSVEDMLTHMSSPAPLVRAVIISVVNALSAWFFDICPEGTYAIEHDKDAFDLLDTIDPATPVVVVGALWPVIHRLKLRGAQYRLFELNKGALREEELPFFVPPEEQNVVLSRAGCVVLTGATLVTGTLENLLARIPQGIPVIIGGPTVSMIPDAFFSRGVTAIGGDIVTRPDEILSTVMQGGSGYHFFGKAADKILIHNV from the coding sequence ATGAACCCGACAACAGAAAAACAAGATGCCATCCTTTCCGATACGATTGATATCCTGAAAACGAGGATACCTGTTCCTTTTTCAGAGATACGACTTGATTCGGTTGTTGTGGGAGTATTTTTTACCGGTGTTAAACTCAGCTCCGGATATGGAGGGATCTGTTTCACCCCGGTTGACCTCATTCCTGAAGCAGTCTGTTGTTCAACCGCTGCAAGTGCAATGCCATATTGTGGAAAGATGCAGGGAGTATCGGTTGAGGATATGCTGACCCACATGTCATCACCGGCACCCCTGGTCAGAGCAGTTATCATTAGCGTTGTGAATGCCCTGTCTGCATGGTTTTTTGACATCTGTCCTGAAGGTACCTATGCAATTGAACATGACAAGGATGCATTTGACCTGCTTGATACTATTGATCCGGCGACTCCTGTAGTGGTTGTCGGGGCACTATGGCCGGTTATTCACCGGTTAAAGCTCAGGGGGGCCCAATACCGGTTATTTGAACTGAATAAGGGCGCTCTCCGGGAAGAGGAACTACCATTTTTTGTACCGCCAGAGGAACAGAATGTAGTGTTGTCACGAGCAGGGTGTGTGGTATTGACCGGAGCAACCCTTGTAACCGGAACACTGGAAAACCTCCTTGCACGAATCCCTCAGGGTATTCCGGTTATCATCGGAGGGCCAACCGTGAGTATGATTCCTGATGCCTTCTTCTCCAGGGGAGTTACTGCCATCGGTGGAGATATCGTAACGAGACCAGATGAAATCCTCTCTACCGTCATGCAGGGAGGTTCCGGATACCACTTCTTTGGGAAAGCAGCGGACAAGATCCTGATCCATAACGTATGA
- a CDS encoding HD domain-containing protein, with product MSQDQKYEPLIIYPQYYDRICQAERYASSLLPFIPRGLPVFQSHGLCHSETLIRYIHQVLGTLPISLNHEEIFLLFLAAWFHDIGYLHPLSIHDRSRHAEFSSLIIRTDPFLSELLTGRERNHLAFLIECHDSRVDFTSRRITSPLRMHLITALFRLIDALDLGTDRCPPEVFSLIEDGLDEHSRRHWKAHQNVQSCFFRYPALTIMVYVPEDPFFRLRIVPHLEDDCSSCSPVFLKSGLEPCYLAIETSDGKMPEISPWRTEKKIFLATVSSHGQ from the coding sequence ATGAGTCAGGATCAAAAGTACGAGCCGCTTATCATTTACCCGCAGTATTATGATCGTATATGCCAGGCAGAGAGATATGCATCATCTCTTCTACCCTTTATTCCCCGGGGTCTGCCGGTATTTCAGTCGCATGGGCTCTGTCATTCTGAAACACTTATCAGGTATATTCACCAGGTGCTTGGAACATTGCCAATTTCTCTTAACCATGAGGAGATATTTCTCCTATTCCTGGCTGCATGGTTTCATGATATCGGTTATCTTCATCCCCTCTCCATCCATGACCGGAGCAGGCATGCAGAGTTCTCATCTCTGATAATCAGGACTGATCCTTTTCTCTCAGAACTGCTCACAGGAAGAGAACGTAATCATCTGGCATTCCTGATTGAATGTCATGACAGCAGGGTGGATTTTACTTCGAGAAGGATCACATCCCCTCTCCGGATGCATCTCATCACAGCTCTCTTCCGTCTGATTGACGCTCTTGATCTTGGGACTGACCGGTGTCCGCCAGAAGTCTTCTCCCTGATTGAGGATGGGCTTGATGAACACAGCAGACGACACTGGAAAGCCCATCAGAACGTTCAATCATGCTTTTTCAGGTATCCGGCACTGACCATTATGGTGTATGTTCCAGAAGATCCCTTTTTCAGATTGAGAATTGTTCCCCACCTGGAAGATGATTGTTCATCCTGCAGCCCGGTATTCTTAAAAAGCGGACTCGAACCCTGTTACCTGGCAATAGAGACCAGTGATGGGAAAATGCCGGAGATCTCACCATGGAGAACAGAAAAGAAAATATTTCTCGCCACAGTCTCTTCCCATGGGCAATGA
- a CDS encoding alpha/beta fold hydrolase, whose amino-acid sequence MKYRSYGPDPKRIALIHGGPGAPGEMGPVARYLADYFPIIEPFQTGLTIHDQIEELAKTLRTSAEIPVILVGYSWGAWLSGMVAGRYPELVYHLILISAGPLEEQYAVVWKNRMERLTPDEQETMHELMVQIQDSACPDRDRLLKTFGSLIQKVDSFCPIQENKDEIGAFSCDPEIFSQVWAEAAKMRQTGELLSCFQQISCPVTAIHGDYDPHPVQGVIEPLTRILPRFTSIVIPDCGHCPWEETVARNIFFSVLHGEISGIFPSLVSIAR is encoded by the coding sequence ATGAAATACAGATCCTATGGTCCAGATCCAAAGAGGATCGCTCTCATACACGGAGGTCCAGGTGCACCGGGAGAAATGGGTCCGGTCGCCCGATATCTGGCAGATTATTTCCCGATTATCGAACCATTCCAGACCGGACTGACAATCCATGATCAGATCGAGGAACTCGCAAAGACCCTCCGTACATCTGCAGAAATCCCGGTCATCCTGGTTGGTTATTCATGGGGTGCCTGGCTTTCAGGAATGGTGGCAGGCAGGTATCCCGAACTTGTGTACCATCTCATTCTCATCTCTGCAGGTCCATTAGAAGAACAATATGCTGTAGTATGGAAGAACCGGATGGAGCGTCTCACTCCGGACGAACAGGAAACAATGCACGAACTCATGGTGCAGATACAGGACTCAGCATGTCCGGATAGGGATCGGTTATTGAAAACCTTCGGAAGTTTGATTCAAAAAGTTGATTCATTTTGTCCTATTCAGGAAAACAAAGATGAAATCGGTGCCTTCTCCTGTGATCCAGAAATATTCTCACAGGTATGGGCTGAAGCGGCAAAAATGCGACAGACTGGGGAGCTTCTTTCGTGCTTTCAGCAGATCTCCTGCCCGGTGACCGCGATTCATGGTGATTATGATCCCCATCCGGTTCAGGGGGTAATTGAACCATTAACCCGTATTCTTCCACGGTTTACAAGTATTGTTATCCCTGATTGTGGTCATTGCCCATGGGAAGAGACTGTGGCGAGAAATATTTTCTTTTCTGTTCTCCATGGTGAGATCTCCGGCATTTTCCCATCACTGGTCTCTATTGCCAGGTAA
- a CDS encoding ATP-binding cassette domain-containing protein: MLECRVKRQLRDFELDVFLTALEGEITVLKGDNGSGKSTILRMIAGLLNPDEGYIRIGDMVVCDVSSQKEIPIQKRKIGYILQNPMVFPHMTVKKNVEYGLYSLSHGRDEKEVDVKKWLNILNISHMGDLPARDLSGGEKQRVALARAFVTRPALLLMDEPFTGLDRETREVVKECISRYVQEWKIPCLLVSHHDTEISGIAKKILEIERGRIIDEKS; encoded by the coding sequence ATGCTTGAATGCCGAGTGAAACGACAACTTCGTGATTTTGAGCTTGATGTCTTTCTTACTGCATTGGAAGGGGAGATAACCGTCCTAAAAGGAGACAATGGATCAGGAAAGAGCACGATTCTGCGAATGATTGCAGGCCTGCTCAATCCTGATGAGGGCTATATCAGGATTGGTGATATGGTGGTATGTGATGTCTCCTCCCAGAAGGAAATTCCTATCCAGAAGAGGAAAATCGGGTATATTCTACAAAATCCAATGGTCTTTCCCCATATGACCGTAAAAAAAAACGTGGAGTATGGGCTTTACTCGCTTTCTCATGGCCGGGATGAGAAGGAGGTGGATGTGAAAAAATGGCTGAATATCCTGAATATCTCTCATATGGGGGATCTGCCTGCCCGAGACCTTTCTGGTGGTGAAAAACAGCGGGTGGCCCTGGCCCGTGCCTTTGTTACCCGTCCGGCCCTGCTCCTGATGGATGAACCATTCACCGGCCTTGACCGGGAAACCAGGGAGGTAGTTAAGGAATGTATCAGCCGGTATGTTCAGGAATGGAAAATTCCCTGTCTTCTTGTATCTCATCATGATACTGAGATTTCCGGAATTGCCAAAAAGATTCTTGAGATTGAACGAGGGCGGATAATAGATGAAAAATCTTAA